In Trichoderma atroviride chromosome 2, complete sequence, one DNA window encodes the following:
- a CDS encoding uncharacterized protein (EggNog:ENOG41) translates to MAIRERFRRALRRSDDSDTISQTESTGTTSSTRQSSSSESSAPQLSLKKTSSTLSKAFSFGRGDSSKKNEEKIARKQERARKRNEGRTYKHPSEKPLTEQNLKHQEMLSHFTMTFGASDPSQIIDPDFDGISPCCTRACSIDLGPSESI, encoded by the coding sequence atGGCCATTCGGGAACGTTTCCGCCGCGCCCTGCGCCGATCCGACGACTCAGACACCATCTCTCAGACAGAATCCACTGGCACCACATCATCAACCCGAcaaagctccagctccgagTCCTCGGCTCCTCAGCTCTCATTAAAAAAGACCAGCTCAACCCTCTCCAAGGCCTTCTCCTTTGGGCGCGGCGACAGCTCTAAGAAGAACGAGGAGAAGATTGCTAGAAAGCAAGAACGAGCCCGCAAGCGAAATGAGGGCCGAACCTACAAACACCCCAGCGAAAAGCCCCTGACGGAGCAGAACCTCAAGCACCAGGAGATGCTCAGCCATTTCACCATGACGTTTGGCGCCAGCGACCCGAGCCAGATCATCGACCCCGACTTTGATGGCATCAGTCCCTGCTGCACTCGTGCCTGCAGCATCGACCTCGGACCCTCAGAGAGCATATAA